The DNA sequence gatgttgttggggttggggccgagcttggtggagatgggctTGCCCTCCATCAAGCGCAGGCTGTTCTCGAGCTTGGCGCGAGACTTGATGCCGAGCTCGGCGCGAGTctcatcatcgacatcctcgtCGAACTCGGAAAGAGCATCAGTGCGCACACCAAGGGCGACCTTGGCGGCGAGCTGACGGGCAATCTTACCCTTGTTGTTACCAGAAGCCTGGCCAACGAGGGAGGCGTGGTAGATGAGACCATACTTGGGGGTCGCGTGCTTGGTCTTGAGGGCACGGAAAAGAGCCTTTTCGGCACCGAGAATCTGGATGGTAGAACCGGGGTTCTTGGCCAAGCTGATGAGGGAACCAGCGTGGGCAATAAGACGAGCACCAACAAGGGCGCCGAGAAGCTCGGTcatgttgggggagatggcctTCATGCGGTTCTCGAGGTACTCGGAAAGCTGCTTGCGGTACTCGGAAAGAGCAATGACACGTTCAGCGAGAagcttgatgttgttgagatCCTCCTCGTTGATCTCGGTACCCATGGAAATATCAGCGGCAGACTTGACGGCAGCCTCGATTTCGTGAGGGAGAATTTCGGAAAGGTCGGTCTCAGGAGCGTTGGTGCGGACACCCAGAGTAACGATAATCTTGGCATAAGAGAGGTTGTCGGGCAAAATCTTGGCCAACTCGGGGAAGTGCCAGCCGTACCATTCCTTGACGCGCATGGCATAGGTGTTGAGCTCCTTGTCCAAATCGTCAAGGAGAGAAACGGCATGGACAATCATGATGTCGACCTTCTCGGGAGAGAACTTGAGCTTgtggcgggagagggagtgggcCAGACCCAGAGACATCTCCTTGAAGTTTTCAGGGAGCATGCCGGGGACAAGCTCGGGAAGATGTTGTCTGATGGCGCGGAAGAGCTCATTCGTGGTGCTATCGGAGATGGGCTTGATGTTGAGCTCAGgcagcttcttgatggagGCGCCAAGCTTGCTCTCGGCAACGGCAAGGGtgaccttcttctcatccttgAACTCGTTGAGGAGGTTCTGGAGGCGTGGTGTGACCTTGCCTTCTACGAGGCCCGAGATTTCCTCGAGAGCCGAGGCGGCGCTGTCGAATTTGGCAAACTCCTTGTACTTGATCCTGTTGCGATGGTTGGTACTGGTTCTTGCTGTCAAGGTTTTTCGGTGGCTGGGTGGAAACTTACTCCTTGACGATTTTCTCAGTGGTGGAAAGACGGTCGGTCAGGTTGTCGTCCTCCAAGAGCTTCTTGTCGGAAGCCTTGAACAGGCCATAACTGCATTGGCGAGTTAGCTGTCATGTTCAATGCCGGCTCAGGTGTGTCGCGACTCTTGTTCAAGTCAAGCAGTCGCAATCGCGTCTCTACAGAGAGAAGGGCCCATTGAACAGTCGGCACTTACCCGGCGCTGGTTTCGGTAAGAATGAAAAGACCCATGGCGACAAAGTGCGATGCTGAGCCGATGTGCTCCTGCAGTTGTCGTGGGAAGTGGTGGGAAACAGCTGTCGATGGGTGCCGTTCTTTCTGTTCACCAGAACcttcaagcagcagcaaaaaaaaaagtcaagaGCGAAAGATCAATTTTTTTTACCACCAGTTGGAGTTCGCAGGTGGGGGCAGTGTGGGCCCGTGCGTTGTACCAAGGTGCTTTTTAGACTTCACCGCAGGCACCACAAAGCCAAGCCAAGAGCTGACTGAGGCttgatggctgctgttgcgtcgtcgttgttgctgcacGGTCCACCTACCTTGAGACCAACCAAGACAACCAAGTTCCCGTCACACGTCAACGCCGCCTTGAGCCGCGCCTCACCTTCAAGCtttctctccaacaacacttAGGAGACTGACTCTCTGTCACGGTCATCTAAACCTCCAAGCTTCAGATCAACATTGCCCAACATGGAGGGcctcttcttcaacgtcAACAATGGGTATGTAACATAACACCTCCATATGTATCTGCATGATGCATCACTTACCCCAAGGGTCCCCATCACTGACACTGACACCCCCCCGCAAAGCTACCTGGAGGGCATCATCCGCGGCTACCGCAAcggcctcctcaccagcacAAACTACACCAACATGACCCAATGCGAAACCATCGACGACCTCAAACTCCAGCTCGGCCCCGCATACGGCGACTTTCTCTCCACcctgccccccaacccat is a window from the Podospora pseudocomata strain CBS 415.72m chromosome 6, whole genome shotgun sequence genome containing:
- the NOP58 gene encoding Nucleolar protein 58 (COG:A; COG:J; EggNog:ENOG503NUJ8) produces the protein MGLFILTETSAGYGLFKASDKKLLEDDNLTDRLSTTEKIVKEIKYKEFAKFDSAASALEEISGLVEGKVTPRLQNLLNEFKDEKKVTLAVAESKLGASIKKLPELNIKPISDSTTNELFRAIRQHLPELVPGMLPENFKEMSLGLAHSLSRHKLKFSPEKVDIMIVHAVSLLDDLDKELNTYAMRVKEWYGWHFPELAKILPDNLSYAKIIVTLGVRTNAPETDLSEILPHEIEAAVKSAADISMGTEINEEDLNNIKLLAERVIALSEYRKQLSEYLENRMKAISPNMTELLGALVGARLIAHAGSLISLAKNPGSTIQILGAEKALFRALKTKHATPKYGLIYHASLVGQASGNNKGKIARQLAAKVALGVRTDALSEFDEDVDDETRAELGIKSRAKLENSLRLMEGKPISTKLGPNPNNITVPKWDIKEARKYNADADGVAAEAETAKPLIEEVEMEDAPADEEKASKKEKKEKKEKKEKKDKSEKKDKKEKKKSKEPTEETESPAKTKSSKRKHDDDEEEAAPVKEKEHKKKKKKHSKE